ATACTATATTAAAAACTATTTTTAGCTTCAGTTTCGTTATATAATTATATTCTTGAGTTAAAATATACATATAATATATGTATATTTTTTATGTGGAAATCAATATACATATGCTTAAATTGATTTTTCATTTATACACAAAATTTAAGATAGTGGGTGTTTATTAATGAGTAGTAAGATTTTAACAGAATCAGGAAAGAAAAAGCTTGAAGAAGAACTTGAATACCTAAAAACCGTTAAAAGAGCTGAAATTAAAGAGGCTTTAAAATTTGCTCGTTCTCAAGGTGATTTAAGCGAAAATGCTGATTATAGTGCAGCAAAAGATGATCAATCAATAAATGAAACAAGAATTCAAGAAATCGAAGATATACTAAAAACTTCTACAGTAGTTGAGAGCTCTGAAAATGAAAATATATTTGATTTAAACAAAAAGGCATTGGTTAAATTTTGTGATACTGACGAAACAGAAGAAGTTACATTAGTAAGTTCTGTTGAGGCAGATATTAAAAACATGAAGGTAAGTATAGATTCTCCTCTTGGAAAAGCTTTATATAAATCAGAACTAAATAAAAGAACTGTTGTCCAATCACCTGATGGTAATTACGAAGTTGAAGTTATTAAAATTTTATAAAAAAAAATAGCTTAAATGATTTATCATTTAAGCTATTTTTTTATTTTGAAAAAGATTTAAGCAAATTATGATTTAATAAATCATCTGAATACTCTAATTGAGTAGTAGCTGCCTCTTTCTTTTTCTTAAGTTCAGGGGTTTCCTTTATTTTCTTACCTGTCTTTATATCATAATACGTATTAGTCCAAGACACATAAAATACATTACCATCTGTAAATGATCCATTTCTAAATGTAACATTTGTGCTATCACCATCATTTACATTTAATATGTCTCGTCCAAACATATATTTATTATCAATATTATACATATTTGCTATTGTAGGATATAAATCCATTTGACCCGAATAAGTATGATTGACACCTTTATGATTATCATCTGGGAAATGAATAAACATAGGTACCTTTTGATATTCATACCAAGTAAGATCTGTAGGATCTTTTATTCCTTCAAAACTATAAAGTTGATTTATATTTTCCTTTGGTATAGCAAAGTGATCTCCATATAAAACAATTATAGAGTTTTTCGTTATTCCTTCTTTATCAAGTTTGTCCAGGAATTTACCTAATTCTTCATCTGTATAGTGTATACCTTCCAAGTAATTTCCTAAAAGAGTGCTCTTATACTCACCAACATCTAATTTATCAGTAGTATATTTTTCATAACCATCCGTGTCATTAAATGGATAATGGCTACTTAAAGTTATAAGGAACGAAAAATATGGCTGCTTAAAAGTTTGCATTTTTTCTAAAGACTGATTTAAAAACGACTCATCACTTAATCCCATACCAACTGTTTGATTATTTTTATAGCTAGTTTGACCATAAAAATCATCAAATTTTTCTGATTTGTACATTACATTTCTATTCCAAAAACCTTCACTATATCCATGAAGTGCTGCTGTATAATATCCCTTTTCCCCTAAAGCTTTGGGAATGGAATCAAAGGTATTACCCGCATATGTATAATATGCAGCTCCTGATTGTGCAGGATATAAGGAATTTAACGACATAAATTCAGCATCAGAAGTATTTCCTTGAGCAACTTGATAAAAATAATTATCAAAATACAAACTTTTATTTACCCACTTATTTAAATTAGGTGTTATTTCTTTTCCATTTATACTTTTATTTACTACAAATCCCTGAAGTGCCTCTACTTGAATCATTATTAGATTCTTTCCTGATCCTTCTGATTTAAACTTAATGCCACCAATGGAATTATTATTTTCAAGATAATTACTTATTGCGCTTTTTCTTTTTTCTGGTAACTTTTTAGAATTTTTAACTTTTGTACTTGTAAAATTATACGCATCTACTACATGGAAATTTAAATTTCCAATCATCTTTGTTAAATAAATTCTATTGCTCATTGCAGTAAGCAGCGTTGGTTGTTCAACATTAACTTCATGAAATACCTTTATATCTAATCCTACTCCTAAAGCGAGTATAATCAAAAATAAGATTACTCTAAATTTTAGCTTTATACTGTTTTTATTTATACTTTTAAAATAAATAAAAACTGGTACAAGTATGATAATATCTAAT
The Clostridium felsineum DSM 794 DNA segment above includes these coding regions:
- the greA gene encoding transcription elongation factor GreA; its protein translation is MSSKILTESGKKKLEEELEYLKTVKRAEIKEALKFARSQGDLSENADYSAAKDDQSINETRIQEIEDILKTSTVVESSENENIFDLNKKALVKFCDTDETEEVTLVSSVEADIKNMKVSIDSPLGKALYKSELNKRTVVQSPDGNYEVEVIKIL
- a CDS encoding LTA synthase family protein, which translates into the protein MRFSVVNRDYVSNETRRIPLKILNYIDIILFFIILFLKLVTYGREISPEYFDSSVTKPIFASLLVIFSFSFLFKGKRRTAYLIIIDLIISLILISDIAYFRYNKDIITVSAVQTAKLLVGVKSSVADVLSIKDFLYLLDIIILVPVFIYFKSINKNSIKLKFRVILFLIILALGVGLDIKVFHEVNVEQPTLLTAMSNRIYLTKMIGNLNFHVVDAYNFTSTKVKNSKKLPEKRKSAISNYLENNNSIGGIKFKSEGSGKNLIMIQVEALQGFVVNKSINGKEITPNLNKWVNKSLYFDNYFYQVAQGNTSDAEFMSLNSLYPAQSGAAYYTYAGNTFDSIPKALGEKGYYTAALHGYSEGFWNRNVMYKSEKFDDFYGQTSYKNNQTVGMGLSDESFLNQSLEKMQTFKQPYFSFLITLSSHYPFNDTDGYEKYTTDKLDVGEYKSTLLGNYLEGIHYTDEELGKFLDKLDKEGITKNSIIVLYGDHFAIPKENINQLYSFEGIKDPTDLTWYEYQKVPMFIHFPDDNHKGVNHTYSGQMDLYPTIANMYNIDNKYMFGRDILNVNDGDSTNVTFRNGSFTDGNVFYVSWTNTYYDIKTGKKIKETPELKKKKEAATTQLEYSDDLLNHNLLKSFSK